Part of the Aquamicrobium lusatiense genome is shown below.
AAACCGGCCGCCATGGCGGGCTGTCGCCGGTCAAACCGTAGCGATAGTTCCGCGCTGCCTCGGCCGGGATGACCGGCGCGGCCGGAACGGTCTGGCGCTGGCCGGCAGGCGGTGCGGGATAGGCCCATGCCACGGCCGGCATGTAGAGCGATTCCCGCGCGCGCAGTTCGATCATGTAGGTGCGTCGGTCGGTGGTGACGACAAGGTTGGTGGAAATGTCCGGCCGTGTCGGCTTCACGAGGATATGGACACGGCGGTTCGCACCGCTGCCGCTCTCGGTGTCGCCAATGATCCAGCGGGCGGTGTCCCCGGCCGCGATCGGCCCCGCGCCTGTCAGACTCTCGCCCGGCTCCAGCGCAATGGTCGTGATCTGTCCGACTGCGGCATAGACCTGATAGAGCGCGCCTTCCGACCACGGATAAATCTGGATGGCGTTGTAGTAGCCTTCGCGGCGCGGCTCGACGCGGGCGGCTGCGTTTGCGTTCTCGACGCGGCCGGTCGGTGTGCCGGAAGCCGTGCCGCCGCGTGCGACGGTCCATGCCGGGGGCACATGCAGCGGCCGGGGCGTGTTGTCGGTTGC
Proteins encoded:
- the trbG gene encoding P-type conjugative transfer protein TrbG — translated: MRTITRTPAIGAVLLSATMLAGCATNRTPQFSYDASVPPLPTVQAAATDNTPRPLHVPPAWTVARGGTASGTPTGRVENANAAARVEPRREGYYNAIQIYPWSEGALYQVYAAVGQITTIALEPGESLTGAGPIAAGDTARWIIGDTESGSGANRRVHILVKPTRPDISTNLVVTTDRRTYMIELRARESLYMPAVAWAYPAPPAGQRQTVPAAPVIPAEAARNYRYGLTGDSPPWRPVSVFDDGRRVYVVFPRGIVQGEMPPIFVLGSDGEPQIVNNRVHQNVLIVDRLFGAAELRLGSGNRQQVVRIVRINPTQAAAEPASATTGGSSS